In Scyliorhinus torazame isolate Kashiwa2021f chromosome 18, sScyTor2.1, whole genome shotgun sequence, the following are encoded in one genomic region:
- the tm6sf2b gene encoding transmembrane 6 superfamily member 2b produces MRVGAGTAAFLLSLSAIPISFLLNRVSAMDSPMVVFYAGAGVLLGLLLVLYLLVIGTPPKDPLFYAFAVFSFTSVIDLVISLEQDGYIKGFMGFYLKEGEPYLRSAYGILICYWDGTVHYALYLMMIAAITLRWSYRTVGLYWLGSVLISLVTLLLGTVVGKFGTEIRPAFLLNIPYVLIPIWAGKKIYGMPKALPRMMADQIAMEQSKWLYRRPLDLGFIVYLLIAAAFTVFRGFIALECSFETCDTYAFDQEPYLLDPVMYPKIQMLVNMFYLVPFFGLALYGLIEPGCEWMPDLTVVFAGAIAQAQFSHIGASLHPRTAFTYRVPQDVVSSFLCTNILFALGAQLLAVRCVTCSNFFLKGMPINYEELEKKVN; encoded by the exons ATGCGGGTGGGAGCGGGAACCGCGGCTTTCCTGCTGTCCCTGAGCGCCATCCCCATctcattcctgctcaacagggtgtCGGCCATGGACAG TCCTATGGTGGTGTTTTACGCTGGTGCCGGAGTTCTCCTTGGCCTGCTGTTGGTGTTGTACCTGCTCGTCATAGGAACACCCCCCAAGGACCCCCTATTCTACG CCTTCGCAGTGTTCTCATTCACAAGTGTGATCGATTTAGTTATCTCCCTGGAACAGGATGGCTACATCAAAGGATTCATGGGATTTTACTTGAAGGAG GGGGAACCGTATCTCCGCAGTGCTTACGGTATACTGATCTGTTACTGGGATGGGACAGTCCATTATGCGCTCTATCTGATGATGATAGCAGCCATAACCCTGAG GTGGAGTTACCGAACTGTTGGCCTTTACTGGCTGGGATCCGTGCTCATTAGTCTCGTCACCCTCTTACTTGGAACCGTTGTAG GTAAATTTGGAACTGAAATCCGCCCTGCCTTCCTGCTGAATATTCCTTATGTGTTGATCCCAATTTGGGCTGGAAAGAAAATCTATGGGATGCCCAAAGCATTGCCACGAATGATGGCGGACCAG ATTGCCATGGAACAGAGCAAGTGGTTGTACCGACGCCCCCTGGATCTGGGCTTCATCGTTTACCTGCTGATTGCTGCTgccttcactgtcttcaggggctTT ATTGCCCTCGAGTGTTCCTTCGAAACTTGTGACACCTACGCTTTTGATCAGGAGCCGTACCTGTTGGACCCAGTGATGTATCCCAAGATTCAG ATGCTGGTCAACATGTTCTACCTGGTGCCCTTCTTTGGCCTGGCTCTCTATGGCCTGATTGAGCCCGGTTGTGAGTGGATGCCCGATCTGACCGTGGTGTTTGCAGGAGCCATTGCCCAG GCGCAATTTTCCCACATTGGCGCATCGCTACACCCACGTACTGCCTTCACATATCGTGTCCCACAGGATGTCGTATCATCCTTCCTCTGTACCAACATCCTCTTCGCTCTTGGTGCTCAGCTCCTGGCAGTTCGCTGCGTCACTTGCTCCAACTTCTTTCTGAAAGGCATGCCCATAAATTACGAGGAGTTGGAGAAGAAAGTCAACTAA